The Urocitellus parryii isolate mUroPar1 chromosome 6, mUroPar1.hap1, whole genome shotgun sequence genome includes a window with the following:
- the Dtd2 gene encoding D-aminoacyl-tRNA deacylase 2: MAEGCRTPQARALLQQCLHARLQVRPAEGDAAAQWVEVQRGLVIYVCFFKGADKELLPKMVNTLLNVKLSETENGKHVSVLDLPGDILIIPQATLGGRVKGRNMQYHSNCGKEEGLELYSLFVSLCEKELAANSKCTEAGVVVEHGTYGNRQVLKLDTNGPYTHLIEF; the protein is encoded by the exons ATGGCTGAAGGCTGCCGGACGCCTCAGGCTCGGGCGCTTCTGCAGCAGTGCCTGCACGCGCGACTACAAGTTCGCCCAGCTGAGGGGGACGCTGCGGCCCAGTGGGTGGAG GTTCAGAGAGGATTAGTGATCTATGTGTGCTTCTTCAAGGGAGCTGATAAAGAACTTCTTCCAAAAATGG TTAATACACTATTAAATGTGAAATTAAGTGAGACAGAAAATGGCAAGCACGTCTCTGTACTGGATCTACCTGGAGACATTCTAATCATCCCTCAAGCCACCCTTGGTGGTagagtaaaaggaagaaatatgcaGTATCACTCCAACTGTGGAAAAGAAGAAGGGTTAGAACTTTATTCCCTATTTGTATCTCTCTGTGAAAAAGAATTAGCTGCAAACAGTAAGTGCACTGAAGCTGGGGTTGTAGTGGAACATGGCACTTATGGGAACAGGCAGGTATTAAAGCTGGATACCAATGGACCATACACACACCTAATTgagttttga
- the Gpr33 gene encoding putative G-protein coupled receptor 33 gives MKLINSTDDLINTSTLVRNSTHFSASASDMIIALSLFMSSIVGTITNGLYLWVLKFKMKKTVNTLLFFHLIFSYFISILTLPFLGIYYLQDHYWIFGTALCKIFNSTLSLGMSASVFFLSVISLDRYLLTLHPVWSQKHRNPRFASNIILGVWISATVLSSPYLVFRETHHDHNGKVTCRNNYAVSANWESEEMQTLRRRIHATCFISRFLLGFLLPFFIIIFCYKRVASKMKERSLFKSRKPFKVMMTAIISFFVCWMPYHIHQGLILTTNQSLLLDLSLVVTVVTSSFNSVFSPTLYLFIGENFKKVFKKSIFALFESAFSDDSSAGKTQNLNSQVEI, from the coding sequence ATGAAGTTGATCAACTCTACTGATGACCTGATCAATACTTCTACTTTAGTAAGAAATAGCACTCACTTTTCAGCTTCTGCCTCAGACATGATTATTGCCCTTTCTTTGTTCATGTCATCTATAGTCGGTACCATCACCAACGGCCTCTATCTATGGGTGCTAAAATTCAAGATGAAAAAGACAGTCAATACCCTCTTGttttttcatctcattttctcatattttatttcaatattgaCTCTGCCATTTTTGGGCATCTACTATCTTCAGGACCATTACTGGATCTTTGGAACAGCATTGTGTAAGATCTTCAATAGCACTTTGTCTCTGGGGATGTCCgcctctgttttcttcctctctgtcaTCAGTCTGGATCGTTATCTTCTCACTCTTCACCCAGTGTGGTCCCAGAAGCACCGAAACCCACGCTTTGCTTCCAACATTATCCTGGGAGTCTGGATATCTGCTACTGTCCTCAGCTCACCCTATTTGGTTTTCAGGGAGACACATCATGACCATAATGGAAAGGTGACCTGCAGAAATAACTATGCTGTGTCAGCTAACTGGGAAAGTGAAGAGATGCAAACTTTAAGGCGACGGATTCATGCAACCTGTTTCATCAGCCGCTTCTTGCTGGGCTTCCTTCTACCTTTCTTCATTATCATCTTTTGTTACAAAAGAGTAGCCAGTAAGATGAAAGAGAGGAGCCTGTTTAAATCCAGAAAGCCCTTCAAAGTCATGATGACTGCTATTATCTCTTTCTTTGTGTGTTGGATGCCCTACCATATACACCAGGGCTTAATTCTCACTACGAACCAGTCACTCCTTTTAGACTTGAGTCTGGTAGTTACAGTGGTAACCAGTTCTTTCAACAGTGTCTTTTCTCCCACACTCTACCTATTTATTGGGGAGAATTTCAAAAAGGTTTTCAAGAAGTCCATTTTTGCTCTGTTTGAGTCAGCATTCAGTGATGATTCTTCTGCAGGAAAGACGCAAAACCTAAATTCGCAAGTTGAAATTTAA